One genomic region from Labeo rohita strain BAU-BD-2019 chromosome 7, IGBB_LRoh.1.0, whole genome shotgun sequence encodes:
- the lipca gene encoding hepatic triacylglycerol lipase isoform X2: protein MKTLIKIVSCCLIIIQLTDGRKFWDSEPGKRMKMPYEPKSFFRLYTDSIDDTCTVEIFKPHTLDACGFNSSHPLAIIIHGWSVDGMMENWISRLASALKSSERSINVVIADWLTLAHHHYPIAAQNTRTVGQDIAHLLRWLEDFKQFPVGKVHLIGYSLGAHISGFAGSYLAVSGKTLGRITGLDPAGPLFEGMSHTERLSPEDARFVDAIHTFTQERMGLSVGIKQPVAHFDFYPNGGSVQPGCQLHVQNIYAHLAQYGIMGFEQTVKCAHERAVHLFIDSLLNKDKQIMAYKCSDDTAFDKGYCLDCRKNRCNTLGYDIKKVHTGASKRLFLKTRSHMPYKLFHYQFRIQFINQTDKIDPTLTVSLTGTLGESESLPITLVEEISGSKTFTFLITLNTDIGDLMMTRLTWEGSPMWAHMWSTIKTMIPWAKSSRGPQLTVGKITVKAGETQRKTTFCPQTDDGMYIEPSQEKVFVRCEKPQGKRRMMKYS from the exons ATGAAGACTCTTATTAAAATAGTGTCCTGCTGTCTGATCATCATTCAACTGACTGATGGAAGGAAATTTTGGG ACTCTGAACCTGGAAAGAGGATGAAGATGCCCTATGAACCTAAATCATTCTTCAGGCTTTACACTGACAGCATAGACGATACATGCACAGTGGAGATCTTCAAGCCTCACACACTGGACGCTTGTGGTTTTAATAGCAGCCATCCTCTGGCTATCATCATTCATGGCTGGTCG GTGGACGGAATGATGGAGAACTGGATTTCCAGGTTGGCATCAGCACTAAAGAGCTCAGAGAGAAGCATCAATGTAGTGATTGCAGATTGGCTGACTCTGGCACACCACCACTACCCTATCGCTGCTCAGAACACACGCACTGTGGGACAGGACATTGCCCACCTGCTGAGGTGGCTAGAG GATTTCAAACAGTTCCCTGTGGGAAAAGTGCATTTGATTGGCTACAGCCTTGGAGCTCATATATCTGGATTTGCTGGGAGTTACCTAGCTGTATCTGGGAAAACCTTGGGAAGAATTACTG GTTTGGATCCTGCAGGTCCACTGTTTGAGGGAATGTCTCATACTGAAAGACTCTCACCTGAGGATGCTAGGTTTGTGGATGCCATCCATACATTTACCCAAGAGCGCATGGGACTCAGTGTGGGCATCAAACAGCCTGTTGCCCACTTTGACTTCTATCCCAATGGAGGATCAGTTCAACCAGGGTGCCAGCTGCACGTGCAAAACATTTATGCACATTTAGCCCAGTACGGGATTATGG GTTTCGAGCAGACAGTGAAGTGTGCCCATGAGCGCGCTGTGCACCTTTTCATTGACTCCCTGCTGAACAAAGACAAGCAGATTATGGCCTACAAGTGCAGCGACGACACCGCTTTCGATAAAGGCTACTGTCTGGACTGCCGAAAGAACCGCTGTAACACTCTGGGTTATGACATCAAGAAAGTCCACACAGGCGCAAGCAAGAGACTGTTTCTCAAAACCCGTTCACACATGCCCTACAAAT TGTTTCACTATCAATTCAGGATTCAGTTCATCAACCAGACTGATAAGATTGACCCCACCCTTACAGTCTCTCTAACTGGAACACTGGGAGAAAGCGAAAGTTTACCCATAACACT AGTTGAGGAGATTTCAGGCAGCAAGACCTTTACGTTCCTCATCACTCTGAATACTGACATCGGTGACCTGATGATGACACGCTTAACCTGGGAGGGAAGCCCAATGTGGGCACACATGTGGAGCACGATTAAGACCATGATACCTTGGGCCAAAAGCAGCAGAGGACCACAGCTCACAGTAGGGAAGATCACAGTGAAAGCTGGAGAGACCCAGAGGAA AACTACGTTTTGCCCACAGACAGATGACGGCATGTATATTGAGCCGTCGCAGGAGAAGGTGTTTGTGCGGTGTGAGAAGCCGCAGGGAAAGCGGAGGATGATGAAGTACAGCTAA
- the lipca gene encoding hepatic triacylglycerol lipase isoform X1 produces MKTLIKIVSCCLIIIQLTDGRKFWGKRADSEPGKRMKMPYEPKSFFRLYTDSIDDTCTVEIFKPHTLDACGFNSSHPLAIIIHGWSVDGMMENWISRLASALKSSERSINVVIADWLTLAHHHYPIAAQNTRTVGQDIAHLLRWLEDFKQFPVGKVHLIGYSLGAHISGFAGSYLAVSGKTLGRITGLDPAGPLFEGMSHTERLSPEDARFVDAIHTFTQERMGLSVGIKQPVAHFDFYPNGGSVQPGCQLHVQNIYAHLAQYGIMGFEQTVKCAHERAVHLFIDSLLNKDKQIMAYKCSDDTAFDKGYCLDCRKNRCNTLGYDIKKVHTGASKRLFLKTRSHMPYKLFHYQFRIQFINQTDKIDPTLTVSLTGTLGESESLPITLVEEISGSKTFTFLITLNTDIGDLMMTRLTWEGSPMWAHMWSTIKTMIPWAKSSRGPQLTVGKITVKAGETQRKTTFCPQTDDGMYIEPSQEKVFVRCEKPQGKRRMMKYS; encoded by the exons ATGAAGACTCTTATTAAAATAGTGTCCTGCTGTCTGATCATCATTCAACTGACTGATGGAAGGAAATTTTGGGGTAAGAGAGCAG ACTCTGAACCTGGAAAGAGGATGAAGATGCCCTATGAACCTAAATCATTCTTCAGGCTTTACACTGACAGCATAGACGATACATGCACAGTGGAGATCTTCAAGCCTCACACACTGGACGCTTGTGGTTTTAATAGCAGCCATCCTCTGGCTATCATCATTCATGGCTGGTCG GTGGACGGAATGATGGAGAACTGGATTTCCAGGTTGGCATCAGCACTAAAGAGCTCAGAGAGAAGCATCAATGTAGTGATTGCAGATTGGCTGACTCTGGCACACCACCACTACCCTATCGCTGCTCAGAACACACGCACTGTGGGACAGGACATTGCCCACCTGCTGAGGTGGCTAGAG GATTTCAAACAGTTCCCTGTGGGAAAAGTGCATTTGATTGGCTACAGCCTTGGAGCTCATATATCTGGATTTGCTGGGAGTTACCTAGCTGTATCTGGGAAAACCTTGGGAAGAATTACTG GTTTGGATCCTGCAGGTCCACTGTTTGAGGGAATGTCTCATACTGAAAGACTCTCACCTGAGGATGCTAGGTTTGTGGATGCCATCCATACATTTACCCAAGAGCGCATGGGACTCAGTGTGGGCATCAAACAGCCTGTTGCCCACTTTGACTTCTATCCCAATGGAGGATCAGTTCAACCAGGGTGCCAGCTGCACGTGCAAAACATTTATGCACATTTAGCCCAGTACGGGATTATGG GTTTCGAGCAGACAGTGAAGTGTGCCCATGAGCGCGCTGTGCACCTTTTCATTGACTCCCTGCTGAACAAAGACAAGCAGATTATGGCCTACAAGTGCAGCGACGACACCGCTTTCGATAAAGGCTACTGTCTGGACTGCCGAAAGAACCGCTGTAACACTCTGGGTTATGACATCAAGAAAGTCCACACAGGCGCAAGCAAGAGACTGTTTCTCAAAACCCGTTCACACATGCCCTACAAAT TGTTTCACTATCAATTCAGGATTCAGTTCATCAACCAGACTGATAAGATTGACCCCACCCTTACAGTCTCTCTAACTGGAACACTGGGAGAAAGCGAAAGTTTACCCATAACACT AGTTGAGGAGATTTCAGGCAGCAAGACCTTTACGTTCCTCATCACTCTGAATACTGACATCGGTGACCTGATGATGACACGCTTAACCTGGGAGGGAAGCCCAATGTGGGCACACATGTGGAGCACGATTAAGACCATGATACCTTGGGCCAAAAGCAGCAGAGGACCACAGCTCACAGTAGGGAAGATCACAGTGAAAGCTGGAGAGACCCAGAGGAA AACTACGTTTTGCCCACAGACAGATGACGGCATGTATATTGAGCCGTCGCAGGAGAAGGTGTTTGTGCGGTGTGAGAAGCCGCAGGGAAAGCGGAGGATGATGAAGTACAGCTAA